DNA from Ignavibacteria bacterium:
AACACCATTCTTCCTTTCGACCAACGTTCGTACACGTTTGCAAACGCTTTCGTCGGGTCAACACCGTACGATAGAAGTTCTGCAATAATCAAATGTGTTTCTTTATTTGTCCTCGGAAAACGAAACGAACCAGTGTCAGTCATAATCGCAATGTAAAGTTCCGTTGCAATTTGTTTATCGAAATCAAGTTTCGGATTTGCTTTTCGCATTGCATCGAGCAAGTTGAAAATAATTTCTCCCGTAGAAGAATAATTATCGTCAATAAAATATTCATCGGCAAACATTTCCGGTTCGAGATGATGGTCAACGATAACTTTTTTTGCAGAACTTTTCTTGACAACATTTTCCATCGAACGCAAACGGTTTCCTTGATTTGTATCAAGAATTATTATGCAATCTGAAGCAAGAATTTTTTCTGAATCGCGTTTTTCATCGAAGCACAGCAACTCTGAGTTTGTTTTGTCGAGAAAATCGTATTGTTTCGGTGTTTCACTGTGATTGATTATCGAAACATCTTTTCCCAACTTCTGCAAAAAATGTTTCATTGCCAATTCGCTTCCCAATCCGTCTCCGTCGGGATTAACGTGTGTGGTGAGAACAAAAGAATTGTGTTCCGAAATTATTGTTTGAAAGCGTTGTATATCAAGCATTGTGAGAATAAAAAAACGAGAGAGGAAAATTTCTCTCTCGCTTGTTAATCAATTCAAAATCAAACTATTATCCAATCTTCCACGTTTGTCCGCTGCGAAGTAACGCATTCAAGTCACCTTTCTTTTTCGCTTCGGCTTTTTGAATTTGCAACTCCATATCGTTTTCATACGTTGTGCGTTCTACGGCTTTGAAAATTCCAACTGGACGCGGCATTCCTTCCATTGCAGAAAAGTTAGCAAGAATAAATGCGAGCGTAGAGTCTTTTTCGTTATGCACGAGCAAATCATTTTGTGAAACGCTATCGCCGAGAGGAACAACACGCGGTGTAAATCCATCGAGTTTTATTCCTCTATTTTTTTCTTTTCCGAACACCATTGGCTTGCCGTGTTCA
Protein-coding regions in this window:
- a CDS encoding bifunctional oligoribonuclease/PAP phosphatase NrnA yields the protein MLDIQRFQTIISEHNSFVLTTHVNPDGDGLGSELAMKHFLQKLGKDVSIINHSETPKQYDFLDKTNSELLCFDEKRDSEKILASDCIIILDTNQGNRLRSMENVVKKSSAKKVIVDHHLEPEMFADEYFIDDNYSSTGEIIFNLLDAMRKANPKLDFDKQIATELYIAIMTDTGSFRFPRTNKETHLIIAELLSYGVDPTKAFANVYERWSKGRMVLLGKVLNEMKFAFDNKLAYIVCTKKMFEETQTDVEETDNFTTYPMSIDGVLGAVLINELDNGVKISFRSKGDIPFNEFAKEFGGGGHKNAAGARIHNVQLDDIVKEVVDTAKKYLSK